The following coding sequences lie in one Thermotoga sp. genomic window:
- a CDS encoding DUF1232 domain-containing protein: MRTTYEEFLEDENEELLKKAKKCVESEEEILERASEKIGSVFEKFKVLFSMLKECSILSPISDFIPVIGYIDDAAVIRFVWDLVQKDLKKYMAWKKRRDKKS, encoded by the coding sequence GTGAGAACTACTTATGAAGAATTTCTCGAAGACGAAAATGAAGAACTTCTCAAAAAAGCAAAAAAGTGCGTAGAAAGTGAAGAAGAAATCCTCGAGAGGGCTTCTGAAAAGATTGGAAGTGTTTTCGAGAAATTCAAGGTGCTTTTTTCGATGTTGAAAGAATGCTCTATTTTGTCCCCCATATCCGACTTCATTCCTGTCATCGGATACATCGACGATGCAGCGGTTATAAGATTCGTCTGGGATCTCGTCCAGAAAGATCTGAAAAAGTACATGGCCTGGAAGAAAAGAAGAGATAAAAAGAGTTAA